In Streptomyces sp. SN-593, a single genomic region encodes these proteins:
- a CDS encoding SGNH/GDSL hydrolase family protein: MKRILSAVVLPAAALVAVMAPPAAAAGPPAPPDANLAAAYDNAGISTAAVPTAADLDGLGNSFVAEDLAAAGWGPGAAVTVDGTRLTMPRATPGQPDNVIADGQRIALHGSGSALTFLVTGTGADAAGSGTVTYTDGSSQSYRLTAPDWYSGPSDELAVRTARRDTPAGPTALDVKLYAVSVPLDARRRPASVTLPTVTGTGGGPAPELHVFALGLRPEPAGWTATWSTAVDDGLAPYVWTDRTLRMVEHTSVGGNRVRIRLDNSFGPAPLTVGHATIAVRASGAVPAAAPVTLTFGGKRQATMPAGGQAYSDPLPFSVPADSDLLVSVYLPGTVQFAPMHSQGLQDMYSTADGGTDHAADGADFPVNNLFGFWTVLSGIEVTGPSHSTVVALGDSITDGYASTVNGNQRWPNYLAQRLLAKDGPTAPAVADEGISGNRVLTDAFNGLPNTGTAGVKATARLDRDVFAQAGVRTVVVLEGINDVDSDASADDVIAGLEQIAATAHAYGLRVVVGTLTPAGGCGCTDPARAAARDRINSFIRDNGGAFDAWVDFDAAVRDPADPEAMLPQYDSGDHLHPNGAGYRAMADAIDLATL, from the coding sequence TTGAAAAGGATCCTGTCCGCTGTCGTCCTCCCCGCCGCCGCACTGGTCGCCGTCATGGCGCCCCCGGCAGCCGCGGCCGGCCCGCCCGCCCCGCCCGACGCGAACCTCGCCGCCGCGTACGACAACGCCGGCATCAGCACGGCCGCCGTGCCCACCGCGGCCGACCTCGACGGCCTGGGCAACAGCTTCGTCGCCGAGGACCTGGCGGCCGCGGGCTGGGGCCCCGGTGCCGCGGTCACGGTCGACGGAACCCGGCTCACGATGCCCCGGGCCACCCCCGGACAGCCGGACAACGTCATCGCCGACGGCCAGCGGATCGCGCTGCACGGCTCCGGCTCGGCGTTGACGTTCCTGGTCACCGGCACCGGCGCCGACGCCGCCGGGTCCGGCACGGTCACCTATACCGACGGCAGCAGCCAGAGCTACCGGCTCACCGCGCCCGACTGGTACAGCGGGCCGAGCGACGAGCTGGCGGTGCGCACCGCCCGCCGCGACACCCCCGCGGGCCCGACGGCGCTCGACGTCAAGCTGTACGCGGTGTCCGTACCGCTGGACGCGCGCCGGCGGCCGGCCTCGGTGACGCTCCCGACGGTCACCGGGACGGGCGGCGGCCCGGCGCCCGAACTCCACGTGTTCGCCCTCGGCCTGCGCCCGGAGCCGGCCGGGTGGACCGCCACCTGGTCCACCGCGGTCGACGACGGCCTGGCACCGTACGTGTGGACCGACCGCACGCTGCGGATGGTGGAGCACACCAGCGTGGGCGGCAACCGGGTGCGGATCAGGCTCGACAACTCCTTCGGGCCCGCCCCGCTGACGGTGGGCCACGCCACCATCGCGGTGCGCGCGTCCGGAGCGGTGCCGGCCGCCGCGCCCGTCACGCTCACCTTCGGCGGGAAACGGCAGGCCACCATGCCCGCCGGCGGGCAGGCGTACAGCGATCCGCTGCCCTTCTCCGTGCCCGCGGACAGCGACCTGCTGGTCAGCGTCTATCTGCCGGGCACCGTCCAGTTCGCCCCGATGCACAGCCAGGGCCTCCAGGACATGTACTCCACCGCCGACGGCGGCACCGACCACGCCGCCGACGGCGCCGACTTCCCCGTGAACAACCTCTTCGGCTTCTGGACGGTGCTGTCGGGCATCGAGGTCACCGGCCCCTCGCACAGCACCGTCGTCGCCCTCGGCGACTCGATCACCGACGGCTACGCGTCCACGGTGAACGGCAACCAGCGCTGGCCGAACTACCTCGCGCAGCGGCTGCTCGCGAAGGACGGCCCCACCGCGCCGGCCGTCGCGGACGAGGGGATCAGCGGCAACCGGGTGCTCACCGACGCGTTCAACGGCCTGCCGAACACCGGCACCGCGGGCGTCAAGGCCACCGCCCGGCTGGACCGCGACGTCTTCGCCCAGGCCGGCGTGCGCACCGTGGTCGTCCTGGAGGGCATCAACGACGTCGACTCCGACGCCTCGGCGGACGACGTGATCGCCGGGCTGGAGCAGATCGCCGCCACCGCCCACGCCTACGGGCTCCGCGTCGTGGTCGGCACCCTCACCCCGGCGGGGGGCTGCGGCTGCACCGACCCCGCGCGGGCCGCGGCGCGCGACCGGATCAACTCCTTCATCCGCGACAACGGCGGCGCCTTCGACGCCTGGGTCGACTTCGACGCGGCCGTGCGCGACCCGGCCGACCCGGAGGCGATGCTCCCGCAGTACGACTCCGGCGACCACCTGCACCCCAACGGAGCCGGGTACCGGGCGATGGCCGACGCCATCGACCTCGCCACGCTCTGA
- a CDS encoding glycoside hydrolase family 3 C-terminal domain-containing protein, whose translation MPRSHDHRPGRTRTRTRGRWPAGAAGVAAALLLTVTAGQVPAAAGGPATADSACPWVGSTATPAQRAAQVLARMTTDEKLSMTHGSQLPGYAGVVAAIPRLCIPALNLNDGGAGVVMGGTTAMPAPVAAAASWDPAAELSYGQVVGAEAKTKGVSVDLGPDANLERDPRGGRVFEMAGEDPYLAGAMTTQYVKGVQSQGVMADVKHLVANDTEQNRNNGNAIVDERTLREIYYPAFEQAVQEGGAASIMAATSLVNGVHANENATLLKDTAKQDWGFDGFVVTDWDGARSTVRAADAELDLNMPAPGNFGQALSDAVRSGQVSTAVLNDKVARLLTEEFAFGLFDSTAGSPGATATTPEHVATARDIAAEGTVLMKNEGGLLPLKASGTPSIAVIGAAAKDAPVTGGGGSSHVPADPSSVVTVADGIAARAGAGVRVDSVGSWAGAASSSASASDQPDNMFDGDLGTRWSSGQPMADGQWVTADTGGSHPIDRITMDAGNATDYARGYQVYLSSDGKDWGSPVAEGTGTGQVVTAAFAARQARYVKVVQTGSASSWWSIAELDAYTADGAGGQTALERSGVRVPGVTDKLPTVPSARFTTAGGEQGLTASYYNNLDLSGTPALTRVEPDIDDHYTSAPGPGVNPAGFSVRWTGYLTAPVTGTYTFSMADTGGVRMSLGGRPVFQDWAQYGPGVSAVHLVGGERTPITVENYQPVNGPSGPVAGTPTSPPSNGSVTLGWQVPDTAAIAAAAAAARQDSVAVVVVSDDESEDGDRQNLTLPGAQDDLVEAVAAANPHTVVVLDTGAPVLMPWLDSVDGVLESWYGGQQNGTALASVLFGDVNPSGKLPQTWPASMSQLPTADPARYPGTVDVATNTTDYHYSEGLDVGYRWYDAHHLTPLFPFGFGLSYSTFSFSGLSVSPGTAEAAGPVRVSATVRNTGTRTGSEVAQLYVGDPATSGEPPEQLKGFQRVTLRPGQSQRVTFSLSPSDLRIWDDATGAWKTDPGTYRLSVGDSSRDLPLTGHYTLRRSTGTRAVSAHAPATLDPAHGNVVTTTLTAGGDQTLDHVRLGLGVPAGWTAVPRTAAQFRSVRPGTRLSTSWLVTPPAGAQDRLWRLTASASADGGYRTDGGLQVTVGPLVSATLTSTAKLARTGSSYPAVLTLHNTGDRRVSVDVGADPPDGVDVTPATATVVLAPGASATEPLTVAVGNGARSAAIDLTGTVHTSDGDLPLQGGSLDLPLLFGSLAAAYDNTAVSDDSAPQSADFDGSGYSYSAQALAGVGLVPGQTVPQDPPVLSWPSAAPGSPDNVVAAGQNIAVGGSGAQLWFLGSANNGSGSGTGTLTYTDGSTAPYTLTLTNWTPSSPLPGDDLVATAPSWNRPAGSGYPAATEVSVYATKVPLAAGKTLAYVTLPSTAAGDQAGTRLHVFDIAVE comes from the coding sequence GCCCAGGTACTCGCGCGGATGACGACCGACGAGAAGCTGTCCATGACCCATGGCAGCCAACTGCCCGGCTATGCGGGCGTGGTGGCCGCCATCCCGCGGCTGTGCATCCCGGCGCTGAATCTCAACGACGGCGGCGCCGGCGTGGTGATGGGCGGCACCACCGCGATGCCGGCGCCGGTGGCCGCGGCGGCGAGCTGGGACCCGGCGGCGGAACTGTCGTACGGGCAGGTGGTCGGCGCCGAGGCGAAGACCAAGGGCGTGAGCGTCGACCTGGGGCCCGACGCCAACCTGGAGCGGGACCCGCGTGGCGGGCGGGTGTTCGAGATGGCCGGCGAGGACCCCTACCTGGCCGGGGCCATGACCACGCAGTACGTGAAGGGCGTCCAGTCCCAGGGCGTGATGGCCGACGTCAAGCACCTGGTCGCCAACGACACCGAGCAGAACCGCAACAACGGCAACGCGATCGTGGACGAGCGCACCCTGCGCGAGATCTACTACCCGGCGTTCGAGCAGGCCGTGCAGGAGGGCGGCGCGGCCTCGATCATGGCCGCGACGAGCCTGGTCAACGGCGTGCACGCGAACGAGAACGCGACCTTGCTGAAGGACACCGCCAAGCAGGACTGGGGCTTCGACGGGTTCGTGGTCACCGACTGGGACGGGGCGCGCAGCACCGTGCGGGCCGCCGACGCCGAGCTGGACCTGAACATGCCCGCCCCGGGGAACTTCGGGCAGGCGCTGTCGGACGCCGTGCGCTCCGGCCAGGTGAGCACGGCGGTGCTGAACGACAAGGTGGCGCGGCTGCTGACCGAGGAGTTCGCCTTCGGCCTGTTCGACTCCACCGCGGGCTCGCCCGGCGCCACCGCCACCACCCCCGAACACGTCGCCACCGCACGGGACATCGCCGCCGAAGGCACCGTGCTGATGAAGAACGAGGGCGGTCTGCTGCCGCTCAAGGCGTCCGGCACCCCGTCGATCGCCGTGATCGGCGCCGCGGCGAAGGACGCGCCGGTCACCGGAGGTGGCGGCAGCTCGCACGTGCCGGCCGACCCCTCGTCGGTGGTCACCGTGGCGGACGGCATCGCCGCGCGGGCGGGCGCGGGGGTGCGGGTGGACAGCGTCGGGTCCTGGGCGGGGGCCGCCTCCTCCTCGGCCAGCGCGTCCGACCAGCCGGACAACATGTTCGACGGCGACCTCGGCACCCGCTGGTCCAGTGGGCAGCCGATGGCCGACGGCCAGTGGGTCACCGCCGACACCGGAGGCTCGCACCCGATAGACCGGATCACGATGGACGCGGGCAACGCGACCGACTACGCCCGCGGGTACCAGGTCTACCTGTCCTCCGACGGCAAGGACTGGGGTTCCCCCGTCGCCGAGGGCACCGGCACCGGCCAGGTCGTCACCGCGGCCTTCGCCGCCCGCCAGGCGCGGTACGTCAAGGTGGTGCAGACCGGATCGGCGAGCAGCTGGTGGTCGATCGCCGAACTGGACGCGTACACCGCCGACGGCGCCGGCGGGCAGACCGCCCTGGAGCGCTCCGGGGTGCGCGTCCCGGGGGTGACCGACAAGCTGCCGACCGTCCCCTCGGCGCGCTTCACCACCGCCGGCGGCGAGCAGGGCCTGACCGCCAGCTACTACAACAACCTCGACCTGTCCGGCACGCCCGCGCTCACCCGCGTCGAGCCGGACATCGACGACCACTACACCTCCGCGCCGGGGCCCGGCGTCAACCCGGCCGGCTTCTCGGTGCGGTGGACCGGCTACCTGACCGCACCGGTCACCGGGACCTACACCTTCTCGATGGCCGACACCGGCGGGGTCAGGATGAGCCTCGGCGGCCGGCCGGTCTTCCAGGACTGGGCGCAGTACGGCCCCGGCGTCTCCGCGGTCCACCTCGTGGGCGGGGAGAGGACGCCGATCACAGTGGAGAACTACCAGCCGGTCAACGGCCCGAGCGGCCCCGTGGCGGGGACGCCCACCAGCCCGCCGTCCAACGGCTCCGTCACGCTCGGCTGGCAGGTCCCGGACACCGCCGCGATCGCCGCCGCGGCGGCCGCCGCCCGACAGGACAGCGTCGCGGTCGTCGTGGTCAGCGACGACGAGAGCGAGGACGGGGACCGGCAGAACCTCACGCTGCCCGGCGCGCAGGACGACCTGGTCGAGGCGGTGGCCGCCGCGAACCCGCACACCGTCGTCGTCCTGGACACCGGCGCCCCGGTGCTCATGCCGTGGCTGGACTCGGTCGACGGGGTGCTGGAGTCCTGGTACGGCGGGCAGCAGAACGGCACCGCGCTGGCGTCCGTGCTGTTCGGCGACGTCAACCCGTCCGGCAAGCTCCCGCAGACCTGGCCGGCCAGCATGTCCCAACTGCCCACCGCCGACCCCGCCCGCTACCCCGGCACCGTGGACGTGGCGACCAACACCACCGACTACCACTACAGCGAGGGCCTGGACGTCGGCTACCGCTGGTACGACGCCCACCACCTGACACCGCTCTTCCCCTTCGGATTCGGCCTGAGTTACTCGACGTTCTCCTTCAGCGGCCTGAGCGTCTCGCCGGGGACGGCCGAGGCGGCCGGTCCGGTCCGCGTCTCGGCCACAGTGCGCAACACCGGCACCCGGACCGGCTCCGAGGTCGCCCAGCTCTACGTCGGGGACCCGGCGACGTCCGGTGAACCGCCCGAGCAGCTCAAGGGCTTCCAGCGCGTCACCCTGCGCCCGGGCCAGTCCCAGCGGGTGACCTTCAGCCTCTCCCCGTCCGACCTGCGGATCTGGGACGACGCGACCGGCGCCTGGAAGACCGACCCGGGCACCTACCGGCTGTCGGTCGGCGACTCCTCGCGCGACCTGCCGCTGACCGGCCACTACACGCTGCGCCGCTCCACCGGCACCCGCGCGGTCTCCGCGCACGCCCCCGCCACGCTCGACCCCGCCCACGGCAACGTGGTGACCACCACGCTCACCGCCGGGGGCGACCAGACCCTCGACCACGTCCGGCTCGGCCTCGGCGTGCCGGCCGGGTGGACGGCCGTGCCGCGGACGGCCGCGCAGTTCCGCAGCGTGCGGCCCGGCACCCGCCTGAGCACGTCGTGGCTGGTGACGCCGCCGGCCGGCGCGCAGGACCGGCTGTGGCGGCTGACCGCCTCGGCGTCCGCCGACGGCGGCTACCGCACGGACGGCGGGCTCCAGGTCACGGTCGGCCCCCTGGTGTCGGCGACGCTCACCTCCACCGCGAAGCTCGCGCGGACCGGGAGCAGTTACCCGGCCGTGCTCACGCTCCACAACACCGGTGACCGCCGGGTGTCGGTGGACGTCGGGGCCGACCCGCCGGACGGGGTGGACGTCACCCCCGCCACGGCCACGGTGGTGCTCGCGCCGGGCGCGTCGGCCACCGAGCCGCTGACCGTCGCCGTCGGGAACGGCGCGAGGTCGGCGGCGATCGACCTGACCGGCACGGTGCACACCTCGGACGGGGACCTCCCGCTCCAGGGCGGCTCCCTCGACCTGCCGCTGCTGTTCGGATCGCTCGCGGCGGCGTACGACAACACCGCGGTCAGCGACGACTCCGCGCCGCAGTCCGCCGACTTCGACGGCTCGGGCTACAGCTACTCCGCCCAGGCGCTAGCCGGGGTCGGCCTGGTGCCGGGCCAGACCGTCCCGCAGGACCCGCCGGTCCTCAGCTGGCCGTCGGCCGCCCCGGGCAGCCCGGACAACGTGGTCGCCGCCGGACAGAACATCGCGGTGGGCGGCAGCGGTGCGCAGCTGTGGTTCCTCGGCTCGGCGAACAACGGCAGCGGCTCGGGCACCGGCACCCTCACCTACACCGACGGCAGCACTGCGCCGTACACCCTCACCCTCACCAACTGGACGCCGAGCTCCCCGCTGCCCGGCGACGACCTGGTCGCCACCGCACCGTCCTGGAACCGGCCCGCGGGCAGCGGCTACCCGGCCGCCACCGAGGTCAGCGTCTACGCGACGAAGGTCCCGCTGGCCGCCGGGAAGACCCTCGCCTACGTCACGCTGCCCTCGACCGCCGCCGGCGACCAGGCCGGCACCCGGCTGCACGTCTTCGACATCGCCGTCGAGTGA